The genomic region GCAGACAATGTGATGGTGGTTGTCCCCCACCCGCGCTTCATAGCGAGCCGGATGCCCCGACGGCTGGATGCGGCGAATGAGGCCAACCTCCTCCAAAACGTGCAGATTGTCGTACACGGCCTGGGTAGAGAGAGCCCCAAGCCGCTTGCGGGCCGCGACCGCAATCGCCTCCGCATCCCGATGCGATCCCTCACCCTGCACCGACATGAGCACGGCAAGACGCGGCGCCGTCACCCGCAGGCCGGCCCTGCGCAAGGAATCGTGAGTTGTGTTCTCGTCAGACGACATGATCGCTATTGTAAACGATAATCTGGAATAAGTCAAGATTACGAATAATTAAGTTTTAACCAGGTGGTCATATTTTTTCGTCGTTGACAAGCGGCGAAAGGAGTGGTAAAATCACTCATCACTTAACTGGTTAAGTGATGAGTACCGAGTGGGAAATGTCATGGCAACAATCAAAGATGTCGCGGAACGAAGCGGCGTCTCCAAGGCGACGGTTTCCTACATCCTCAACAACCGCCCCATCCCCATTGGGGTCGAAACACGGGAACGAGTCCTCGCGGCAATGAGAGATCTCAATTATCGTCCCGTGTCCGCCCGTCAAAGCTCCTCCGCAAAGCGCACGAACACGGTGGGAGTGATCTTTCCCAGCTTTGGAGGACGCCTTGTCGATCTGCCCTATTACAATTATTTGATCGATGGGATTCTGTTTGTCGCCATCCAAAGCAAGTGGAACACGCTCCTGTTCAATTGCGAGACCTGGGAGGACGCTCACCAGAGCCTGCGCAGCTACTGCGATGGGAGCTGCGCGGGGCTGATCCTGATCGGTCCGTCTCCCATGGGAGATCTCGTCGTCGCGCTCAAGGAGCGGGGCATCCCCTTTATCCTCATCAATACGGGAACGCAGCAGAGCGATATCTCCTCTGTGGATATCGATAACGAAGCCGCAGCCGTCCAGGCCGTCCGCTATCTGATCGATGAAGGGCATCGCCGGATCGCGATGCTGCCGGGGGCGGCCGGCCACGACAGTACGCAGCTCCGCGTACGCGGTTTCCGACGTGCATTGACAGAGGCCGGCCTGAAATACCGAGAAGAGTGGGTAATGCCAGGGGAATATTCGGAAGAATCGGGATACCAGCGCACTCATCTATTGCTCCAAGCCGAATCTCACCCTTCAAAGCGTCCCACCGCGCTATTCTGCGGGAACGATCTGGTCGCTCAGGGAGCGTACCAAGCCCTCGCGGAGAGGAATATCTCCGTACCCGACGATATGTCGGTGATTGGGATGGACGATCAGTTATTTGCCCGCACGATGAACCCGCCTCTCACATCGATCCGGCAGCCTCTCCAGGAGATCGGAGAACGAGCCCTGACCATCCTGATGGCGCAGATCGATCAGGGAGCGGTGAAGGATCGCACGGTCCGTAAGGTGTTATTGCCCGTAGAACTGGTCCGCCGCCGCTCCGTCGCTCCCCCACAAGCCTCGGCGCAGAACACCGATGGCGAATAGGCCGTGAGCCCCATACACATACAATCCATCTTTACATTTTATCGCAATCATTGCTATTAAGGACACACGGAAGGAACGACATCTTGATACTTCGAAATTGCCTGCTTGCTTTGGGCGCCGGCCTGATATTCACGACGCCTGCGGCCAGGGGCCAAGTCAAGGACGACGTGCGTCCCATCACCATCGATCTGAATGGGCCTTCGACGCCGCGCGATTACTTCTACAATCTCTCGGTAGGCTCCGATTACCCCGGCACTTTGATGCGCAGCGACAGCATGGAGCAGCTCAAGGTAGTACAGCAAGAGCTGGGTTTCCGCTATGTCCGTTTTCACGCGATTTTCCACGATATCATGGGCGCTTACAAAGAAGTCGATGGAAAGCCTGTCTACGATTGGACAAAGATCGACGATCTGTACGATCATCTGCTCAAAATTCACGTCAAACCCTTCGTGGAGCTGGGTTTTACTCCCGAAGCGATGAAGACCTCGAACAATCGCATCTTCTACTGGCAAGGCAATACCTCCCATCCGGAGCCGCATAAGTGGGCCGCGCTCGTCGAAGCATTCTCACGCCATATCGAGGATCGCTATGGAAAAAAAGAAGTGCGGTCCTGGTATTTCGAGGTCTGGAATGAGCCGAACTTAGATGGTTTTTGGGAAAAGGCGGACAAGGACGCATACTTTGCTCTGTACGACCTGACGACTCGCACCCTCAAAGGCGTGGACACAAAACTCAAAGTCGGCGGGCCTTCAACGGCGGGGGCCGCCTGGGTTCCGGAGTTCATCGAGCATGCGCACGCCTCCCATGTCCCAATCGACTTTATCACCACCCATACCTATGGGGTAGACAGCGGATTTCTGGATGAGGAGGGCCACGGCGACACCAAGCTGTCGCCTTCCAAAGACGCCATCATTGGCGATATTCGACGCGTGCGCCAGCAAATATCGGAATCGGCGACGCCGAATCTGCCGCTTTATTTTTCGGAATGGAGCACCAGCTACTCTCCGCGAGATCCAGTCCATGATTCGTATATCAGCGCCCCATATATCCTGACCAAACTCAAGGCCAGCCAGGGGCTGCTTCAGGGGATGAGTTATTGGACTTTCAGCGATCTGTTTGAAGAACCCGGCCCGCCAACCGCCCCCTTCCAGGGCGGCTTCGGTTTGATGAACCCGCAGGGAATCCGCAAGCCGGCTTATTTTGCGTACAAGTATCTGAACCAGTTGGGCGATCGAGAGCTGAAAACCGATGACGCGCAGAGCTTTGTGACGCGCAAAGGGAAGTCTATTCGGGTGCTGGCGTGGGATTTCGAGCAGCCCGAGCAGGACAAGAGCAATCACCCCTTCTACACCAAAGTGCTGCCCTCCAAAGCAGCGCCGCTTTTATCGCTCGACCTGAAAGGCGTCAAACCCGGCGACTATCAAGTCCGTCTATATCGGACGGGATTTCGA from Capsulimonas corticalis harbors:
- a CDS encoding Fur family transcriptional regulator, with amino-acid sequence MSSDENTTHDSLRRAGLRVTAPRLAVLMSVQGEGSHRDAEAIAVAARKRLGALSTQAVYDNLHVLEEVGLIRRIQPSGHPARYEARVGDNHHHIVCRVCGLTNDVDCAVGAAPCLEPSANHGFVIQEAEVIFWGLCPQCQQETLST
- a CDS encoding LacI family DNA-binding transcriptional regulator, whose translation is MATIKDVAERSGVSKATVSYILNNRPIPIGVETRERVLAAMRDLNYRPVSARQSSSAKRTNTVGVIFPSFGGRLVDLPYYNYLIDGILFVAIQSKWNTLLFNCETWEDAHQSLRSYCDGSCAGLILIGPSPMGDLVVALKERGIPFILINTGTQQSDISSVDIDNEAAAVQAVRYLIDEGHRRIAMLPGAAGHDSTQLRVRGFRRALTEAGLKYREEWVMPGEYSEESGYQRTHLLLQAESHPSKRPTALFCGNDLVAQGAYQALAERNISVPDDMSVIGMDDQLFARTMNPPLTSIRQPLQEIGERALTILMAQIDQGAVKDRTVRKVLLPVELVRRRSVAPPQASAQNTDGE
- a CDS encoding GH39 family glycosyl hydrolase, with amino-acid sequence MILRNCLLALGAGLIFTTPAARGQVKDDVRPITIDLNGPSTPRDYFYNLSVGSDYPGTLMRSDSMEQLKVVQQELGFRYVRFHAIFHDIMGAYKEVDGKPVYDWTKIDDLYDHLLKIHVKPFVELGFTPEAMKTSNNRIFYWQGNTSHPEPHKWAALVEAFSRHIEDRYGKKEVRSWYFEVWNEPNLDGFWEKADKDAYFALYDLTTRTLKGVDTKLKVGGPSTAGAAWVPEFIEHAHASHVPIDFITTHTYGVDSGFLDEEGHGDTKLSPSKDAIIGDIRRVRQQISESATPNLPLYFSEWSTSYSPRDPVHDSYISAPYILTKLKASQGLLQGMSYWTFSDLFEEPGPPTAPFQGGFGLMNPQGIRKPAYFAYKYLNQLGDRELKTDDAQSFVTRKGKSIRVLAWDFEQPEQDKSNHPFYTKVLPSKAAPLLSLDLKGVKPGDYQVRLYRTGFRANDAYTAYLELGSPKSLNAGLIQQLNLLTADQPITTVLNVDASGTARYSAPMSANDIVLIMIEPR